CCTTTTGGTCCAACTTCTCTACGTTGTATTGTCGGGCAGATCTTGCACCTTCTACGGCAGCGCTTGGAATTCCTACGGCATACGCGCAAACAGGTGTGCTTCCAAATTTTGAAATCATCCAACCGGCGTTACCACCACCGGGCGTGGACAAAGAATTTATTTTGCGCCATCCAACAAAGCCGGAGGCAATTGGTATCCGTATTATCCGCAACGAAACATTCTTACCTGTTGATCAGTGGTATTACGCACAAGAGTTTGCAGGAAGTCCCTCTGCGACCACGGTGGATGGCTACCGTGCGATTCAGGATGGGGGAACCATTTACGTGGGGGCTGCCAATATTCGCAGCGGAGGCGACATTGATCCAACCATTTACACCATCTCACACAGTCAAAACGCCGGACCGGAAACCATCGACGTCTTTAATCAACTTGTTTCTAACTTCCAATTCTTGGCGGGAGAAGAGGACCCCTACGCCGTGTCTAATACACGCGTGTGTTTAAATGAACAGCAGGATCCCGTGGCAAACCCAGACGGTGGCTTCTTTACCTGTTCTACAGATGCGCAGTGTGTTGTCTTTACCTCAGACCTTGCGGCGTCTTGTGATTCGTCGCGTGATAAAATCCGACGCGATATTGCGCGTATTGAGGATTTGCGATCCGTGGAGGCACGCACAACTCAGTACGGAGAAGAACACCGACACTGTTCGGTGACCACAAACTTACTTTGTTTAACCGACAGTAATTGTCCGGGAACGGAGAGTTGTAACGCTGACATCCCACTAGTGGATGCGGGTTCCTTTATTCGCGGATGGTCGGTGAGTGCGTGGCCTTCGTGGTCGTCGGAACTCGGTAATACGTTGGGGACAGCACTGCCCGTGGATCCAATCAACGCATTTTCTTCCTGTCCCGTATCGGATGGATATGACGCGTCGAGCTGTTGGAACGGGTCCAGTAATTTATTCCAATGTCCTGAGGATTCGCATGTGTATCGTTATCAACGAAACGGCATTGAGAACCTCACGTTATCTGTGGACCTAGAAACACAGACTACAGATACGGGGTCACTCACTTGGACGGAATCACCAGCAGCCCTGGCATTAAACACCACATTAATTTTTGGAAATCACCAGATTATTGGGGGTCTTCCAACACCGCTTACCTGTAATGGATCTACCTATGGCGCGGGGGGTGTCTGTGGAGATGGAGTGATTGGAGAGTTGTCTCCTGGCGTTCCGGAGGTCTGTGAGATTGGTCAGACAGACACGGAGATTTGTACGTACGACTTTAACGGTGATGGAAACACGGATGCCTCAGAGGTGGGCGTGCGCGCAACCACATGTACAACCAGTTGTTCCGCCTACACGAGCGATTCCAACGGAGACGGATTGCCAGACTCGCCTTGCATTCAGTTATATTGTGGAAATGGTGTCGTGGAGGTAGGTGAAACCTGTGACGACGGATCCTTGAATGGATTCTACGGGTACTGTTCCACGCAGTGTAATTACAACGCGGCTATTACACTTATGTGTGGAAACGGTGCCGTGGAGGGCCCAGAATTCTGTGACAGTGGAGCGGTCAATGGTCAGTATAGTCTAACGGGTGGTATCTGTGCCTGGGATTGTTCGGGGCCGGGGCCTCGGTGTGGAGACGGGCTCATTAATGGCGCAGAGCAATGTGACAGCGAGGTGGGTAGTTGGCAAGGGGCGCTGTGCTCCGATACACGAGAGCCTTGTACCAATAACAATGACTGTTCGCCAGGAGCCACCTGTGGCGATGGAAACGCTGGCAACGATGGAAATCAATTTACCTACAGTGCGGCCTATGACGCGTGCCCATTGATTGGATTCTGCGTAGGTGGATTGCACCCAGACGCGGTGTGTAATCCGGCAACAGGTAGTTTGGTGAGCGCTGCGGGCGCTTGTGACGATGGTGGTGGTGTGTGTACACAGTTTGAGACGGCTCGATCGCGTACGTGTGAAAGTGACACGTCAACGATTACAGCGTGTCAGTGGGATACATGGACGAGTTGTTTGCAACAGGGATCGTGTGGCGACGGCGTGCTCGATCCGGGAGAAGGCTGCGATGACGGCAATACCTCAAACAACGATAGCTGTACCAATGTGTGCCAACCAAACGTCTGTGGAGACGGATTCCTTAATCCAAGTTTGGAGAGTTGTGACCTTGGGACAGGTATTAACGGAACGGTTTGTGCTGCCAATTATGGCGGCGTCTGTAACTTCTGTACCAATTCTTGCTCCTATCAAGCGGTGAGTGGCGGCTATTGTGGAGATGGAACTGTGCAACCAGAGGGCGGTGAGATCTGCGATGGAAATGCGCCGATGTATTACTATCAATTTAACACGAGTACAACAGATGCATATCGCGGATCCGTGTGTTACACCGTTGGTGCGTCAGATCCGGCACATCCCGGCGCGACGTGTCAGGTGTTAGGTGTGTGTAATGGTGGAACAAATAACGGATCAACATGTTCTCTTCTTTCTACATTCTTTGGCAATAGCTGTTTGGAGCTCAATGATGGAGGAACGTGCGTTGCATCGGAGTGTGAGTCAAGCTGTTCTAACTCGTGTCCGTTTAATTACCAATCCATCTTTGCACTCGCACAACCATGGCACAGCTTTACGAATGCGGCGATTCCAAACCAGGGATTTGGTGATTCGATCGAGCTGTATAGTTATGAGACTAATGGAACCTGTAGTGATAACAGCAATGCAGACTATGCGGGTGAGCCGTGTCAGGTAGACGCACACTGTAACCTACCAAACCAGAACAACGGTACGTGTCAGTTTTTGAATGCGCCAGACTACGCCAAAGTGCAGTTCCCAGATTGTCGTGTAGGCGCGTACATGTTGGCGGACGTCAATTATGAGTTTACCTATCCAGATTTGGACGTGGTCTTTGTGATCGATCAATCGTCTAGTATGTCTCGGGAGACGCTTGGGTCTGGCACACGCTGGACCGTGATGATTGAGGCACTCAATAATGCTGTGAGTACACTCTATGCAGAGTATCCGGGAACATTACGAACCGGTATTGTGACGTTCGGTGGACGTGGATTGGATTCGGTCGTACCTGCCTCGGGTTATGACTTTAATGCGTCTACGACGGACTGTGTTAATGAATCATTCTGGAATCCTTCTTCTGGTACGTTTGACTGGCCAGAAGACTGGGAACAGATTGAGGCACTTGCTCCACTTCCATCGTCGCGTGCAACGCATTTAGACACAGGTGCCTGTATGACGATTGCACCCACCACGAGTTTGGCTGCTGTGCTAGCATCTGTCAACCAAATTCCTGTTCCACCAACTCCAGAGGGACAAGGATATAGCACGCCAACAGCTGCAGGATTAGCGCGTGCCAAGGAGATTTTGCTTCAGTATCCCGTAACACATAAGCGTATAGCGATTGTGTTGTCCGATGGAAATGCGAGTTGTAACGGAGCAGATATGGACTCGGCTGCGTGTCAGATCGTTGTACAAAATATTTATGATCAAGCAAGCCAGATCAAGAATCAGGGAATCGATGTGTATTCGGCGTACTTTAATGATGATCTTACTTCTACCACAGCACTACGATACATCCGCGCTTTCGAGATGTATTCGAGCGACTGTCCTGCCTTTGATGGAACGGGATCGTTGCTTAGTCCAGGTAATTTGATTATTTCTACGGAAGAACCTTATAACTTCTCCAATACAACAGGTCTTCGTTGGTACGGTCGTTACAATCGTTGTACAGAGGATCCAGCATTCTCCTATGTAGGAGATGCGGTAGATTCCATGGATGTCATGTTCCAAACAATTATCGATAACATTATTAACGCACGTGCCGTTATCGGAAATGGCTCGACGCAGGTTGCCTCAACGCTTATTTCGGAGGGGCCACGTGTAGAGATCTCACTTCCTGAGGACTTTGTATGCCCAATTCCAGGAAATGGTCAGATTGACCTCAAACTACAATTCCCAGGAGAGGGGACGGTGACGCTTGAGAACTTCCAATTCCTTTATTGCTCCGAGTAATATGTCGTTTCTAAAACAACAACGAGGGTACGTGCTTGCCGGCATTATTGGTGTTGCGGCTCTGGTTGTTGTTGCGTTGATATTTGTGAACGTTAGAAAATCCCATGCGCCGCTTGCGTTACTTGCGAATCAGCTGCAGGAGAGTAAGGATCATGTTGCTAACGGCCGTATTGCCTGTGAATCAGAACAAGACCCAAAAATTTGTTTGCGCCAAATGGTGATCGCAGAGGCAAAAAAGGTTGGATCGGCGGACCTTTGTGACACACTAGAGGAACCAGATGCGAGTACGTGCGTAGAAATCGTGGCTTATGAGACACGGGATCGAGAAGCTTGTAGGCCTCTTGGGAAAGAACGACGTAATAGCTGTGAGGATGCCGTGACGCTCAGGATCGCAAAGGAAGAAAAGGATGTTCGACTCTGTGATGGCGTTCAGGATGTAACCATACAAGAAACCTGTCGATCGTCGATCACGGCAGAGATTGTGGCCCTTGGCGCGTGCGAGGAATACGGCGTGCGACCGGAACTCTGTGATGCACTGGGACGCTTACAGGATGCGGTTGATAGAGGCGATCTTACGTATTGTGAGACGTTCGACGAAGAAGACGCACGTTTGGATTGTTTGGAAGCCGTGGGAGAGACTTCATTGGACGCGGAAACTGAGACTGTAGATACGGACCGCGATGGCCTGGATGATGCTCGCGAGATAACACTTGGAACCAACCCAAACGTACCCGATACCGACAGCGACGGCCTGCCAGATGGAGATGAAGTAAATGTGTATCATTCAAACCCACTCATTGCAGATACGGACGGAGACGGGTACTCTGATGGCATAGAGGTTCAGAATGGATTTGATCCAAACGGCTCCGGCTCGCTATAATGGTTTTAACCACCTACTCATACTAAAACGACTATGTTTGACGACGTCCCAACAAATTTACCTACTGGACCATCGGATCCTGTTCCTGCTCCAGTACCGACTCCTGCGTCAGTACCGACCCCGACAATGGATCCTGCTGCACCAATTATGGATGAGGGAGTTGAATTACATGGGTCACCAGATGGTACGGTGAGTATGCCAGAACCGTCGGAGCCTGCTGCACCTGTTGTCGCTCAAAAGCCAGTGACGGCTGCTGCGGCACCATCGCCTGCGGTTGAGGACCTGTTTGCCGATGTTCAAGAGCCCGTTTCTGGAAATGTGGCGATGCCGTCTGCAGTTCCAGTTGCCGGTGCACGTGCATCAACAGGAAAAACGAAAAAAATGATTATTATTGTTGTAGTTGTGCTGGTTGTTTTGGGTGCTATTGGAGCGGTAGCAATGTTTTTGATCAATGGATCTAAGGAGAACGTTGATGTATTAAATGAGCCCGTGACCCCCACGACAACGGTTCCGGAGGTTGTTGTTCCTGAGGCGCCGGTAGAAGACGTATTGCCAAATGACAAACTTCCAGAAGTGGTAACCCCTGTGGAAGAACTCGATACGGATAGTGATGGACTCACGGATGCCGAGGAGATCCGCTATGGAACCATGATCAATAAACCAGACTCTGATAGCGATGGATTGTTTGATCGAGAAGAAGTGATGATTTATCACACAAACCCACTTGTCGCCGATACCGATGGAGATGGATTCTTGGATGGAGCAGAGGTACAAAGTGGTTACGATCCAAATGGTCCAGGACGTTTGACAGACCCTCTACAATAAAATGGCACAGGAGGTAAAAACACAGACGACACCAACCGCGGAACGCCAAACACAGGCGTTCCAGGTTTCTGTTATGCCCAAGGAATTTAGGGGGAAGGAGGGACTTGTGCGTCCCTATGTGACGCAGCAACCTGTCGTTATCACACCACCCACACCTAAGGTGGTTCCGCGTCCTGAACCCGTGCATCGCGTGACACCTCAACAGGCCCGAACACAAAAATTAGTACAACCACCCAAGCGTAAGAAAGCTCCGGTACCGTGGGGATTGATTATTGGTGGGGTTATTTTATTAGCTGTTTTGGGCGTAGGGGCTTATTGGATGCTTCGTGATACAACGCCGGCTGTCGTGGAGCCTGTACGAACACCGCCACCTCCAGCTGTCGTGGTGCCAACACCTCCCGTGGATACAAAGCCACCGATTGTCACAGAGCCGGAACCCGTCTCTCCTACGGATCCGTTTGCCGGTGTTGCTCTCCCTGGGCAGGATACGGATAGCGATGGATTGACCGATATTGAGGAAGTCGTCTACGGGACGGAGGCAAATCGACCCGATACGGATCAGGATGGATTCTTAGATGGAAACGAAGTTTTCAACCTGTATCATCCAAACGGTACGGCGCCACAGACGTTATTGGATACAGGAGCGGTCAAAATTGTGCAGCCAGACGGATACCAACTCCATGCACTTGCGCGATGGACACAGCAGCTCAACACAGTTTCCGGTCTTGTGGTGATTACGGCACCTACGGGGGAGTCGTTTCAGGTTCTCCCTCAGACGGTTGCGGCGAGCGAGACACTTAATTCCTGGTATACAAAAACCGTTGCCATTGCAGATCAGCAGCCGTTGGGAGCCTTTAGAACAAAGCAAGGATTTGTAGGAGTCTGGACAGAGGATCATTTAACAGCCTATGTTCGATTCTCGGATCAGCAGATACTTGTATTTACCTATAATCTTGGGAACGCCATGCGCATCCAGTACAGGCAAACCTTTGAAATGATGATCAATAGCTTGACGAAGAATGAAGAAGTTTTATGATCACATTTGCTATCAACTACGGAGGTCTCAAAGGAGGACAGCGCCTGCCTGAGGATCGCATTAAGCGGTTACTCCGCGCAACGCAACGACTGAGTCATGTGGAAGGGAGACAGGAGATCTCAATCGCCTTTGTGACGGCGCATGCCATGAAGCGGCTTAATGAGGCTTATTATGGAGGGCACGGGGTGACGGATGTACTCGCGTTTCCCTCGGAGGGGATCGAGGAGGCTCGAGGCTACTTAGGTGAGATCCTCATCTATTATCCACGTGCAGAGAAGCAAGCGAAGGAGCACGGGACTACGGCTCGTGCCGAAGTTGAGCTGCTGCTTGTACACGGTCTCTTACACCTCCTTGGTTATAATCATGAGACAGTTCAAAAGAAAGATGTGATGTTTAGACTGCAGGACAGAATATTAGCCGCTTCTCACTAACCTATGACTCGACGATCCTCCTTTTTATCTAGTATTCGACATGCGCTTCGAGGAGTCTATGTTGTGTTCAAAGACGAGAAAAATTTTCGTGTTCAAGCATTTTTTGCTGTTCTCATTTTGTGTGCAGCCACATTGTTGCATGTTCGTGTATGGGAATACGTGCTGCTATTGTTGCTCTCTTCGGCCGTTCTTATCCTCGAGTTGTTTAATAGTGTGATCGAGCGCATTGCGGATGGCCTCAAGCCACGGCTGCAGCCTATTGTGCGCGATATTAAGGATCTTATGGCAGGAGCAGTCCTTTTGACGGCTATTACAGCGGTGATTGTGGGAGTGATTATCTTCCTTCCATATTTTGTGGAATTGTTACAAGCTTGATCGTGCACCCGCAGACAGGTATAATAGCCCCGCTATGAGATCAAGCCCTCTTTTGACAGGTGTCGATATTGGATCGTCCATGATTCGTATCGTTGTAGGCCAACGTGTTCAAAAGGAACACGGGGTTTCTGATATCACAATCCTTGGTGCGGTTGAGGTTCCATCGCAGGGAATTTCCAAGGGATCCGTGACGAGTATTGATGATGCCGTTGCGAGTATTTCAAAATGCTTAGAACATGCAGAACGCATGACGGGACAACCATTGCAGAGCGCGTGGGTCGGTATTGGCGGAACGCACATTATTGCGCAAGAGAGCAAAGGGGTAATTGGTGTAGCGCGTAGCGATGGAGAGATTCGTGAGGAAGACGTAGACCGAGCCATTGAGGCAGCACGCACGGTGGCGACACCTAGCAACCATGAGATTTTACACGTGATTCCAAAAAGCTTTACGGTGGATGGTCAGCGCGGTGTCAAAGATCCCGTGGGAATGACAGGCATTCGTTTAGAGGTGGATGCACTCATTATTCAAGGGCTGACCTCGCAGATAAAAAATGTTACCAAGGCTGTGTATCGTACAGGCCTCAATATTGATGACCTTGTATTTTCTATCCTTGCAACGGGGGAGGCGGTATTGTCACAAAAGCAAAAAGAGCTTGGAAGTGTGGTGATCAATGTTGGTGCCCAAACCACAAGCGTAATTGTGTACGAAGAAGGAGATGTTTTGCATGTGGCTGTGTTGCCAATCGGTGCGGATCATATTACGTCTGACATCGCGATTGGACTCAGAACGTCTATTGATGTTGCCGAGCAAATTAAGCTATCCTACGGGACGGCATTGACGGCGCAAACGGACCGAAGTAAAAAGATTTTGGTAAGTGAATTTGGTGCCCTTGGGGACGAAAGTTGTACGCATCAGTTTTTAGCAGAAATTATTCATGCGCGTGCGGAGGAGCTGTTTGAAAAAGTGGATGAGGAGCTTGTTCGAATCGATCGTTCTGGTTTGCTCCCAGCAGGTGTTTTTTTGACAGGCGGCGGAGCTAAATTGCCAGGCATGACCGAGGTGGCAAAGGATGTATTACGACTCCCCGT
This sequence is a window from Candidatus Uhrbacteria bacterium CG10_big_fil_rev_8_21_14_0_10_50_16. Protein-coding genes within it:
- the ybeY gene encoding rRNA maturation RNase YbeY, with product MITFAINYGGLKGGQRLPEDRIKRLLRATQRLSHVEGRQEISIAFVTAHAMKRLNEAYYGGHGVTDVLAFPSEGIEEARGYLGEILIYYPRAEKQAKEHGTTARAEVELLLVHGLLHLLGYNHETVQKKDVMFRLQDRILAASH
- a CDS encoding diacylglycerol kinase, whose protein sequence is MTRRSSFLSSIRHALRGVYVVFKDEKNFRVQAFFAVLILCAATLLHVRVWEYVLLLLLSSAVLILELFNSVIERIADGLKPRLQPIVRDIKDLMAGAVLLTAITAVIVGVIIFLPYFVELLQA
- the ftsA gene encoding cell division protein FtsA; this translates as MRSSPLLTGVDIGSSMIRIVVGQRVQKEHGVSDITILGAVEVPSQGISKGSVTSIDDAVASISKCLEHAERMTGQPLQSAWVGIGGTHIIAQESKGVIGVARSDGEIREEDVDRAIEAARTVATPSNHEILHVIPKSFTVDGQRGVKDPVGMTGIRLEVDALIIQGLTSQIKNVTKAVYRTGLNIDDLVFSILATGEAVLSQKQKELGSVVINVGAQTTSVIVYEEGDVLHVAVLPIGADHITSDIAIGLRTSIDVAEQIKLSYGTALTAQTDRSKKILVSEFGALGDESCTHQFLAEIIHARAEELFEKVDEELVRIDRSGLLPAGVFLTGGGAKLPGMTEVAKDVLRLPVTLGTPIGVSSAVEQVHDVGFATAIGLIKWAQEIEGHKGGSIGSVMDRLKNMDQLGGMMKGWVKGLMP